One Rosa chinensis cultivar Old Blush chromosome 5, RchiOBHm-V2, whole genome shotgun sequence genomic region harbors:
- the LOC112167140 gene encoding transcription factor WER — protein MRRSSTYYDKNDGLKKGAWAASEDQIVKDYVKKHGIGKWGKLTRETGLKRCGKSVRLRWMNYLRPDIIRGYIKEDEEELIIRLHKLLGNRWSLIAGRIPGRTDNEIKNYWNSTLKRKLEQENHLEVFKDEEIKEDLPSSVAAADEENPRLTKNNVVEDEDHHRQHYDVDVGVGVGVEATNNNGIGDDEYLRDDLWWNNFIVDFNDTQLDVSDFQTDFP, from the exons atgaggagAAGCAGCACTTACTATGATAAGAATGATGGACTGAAGAAAGGAGCCTGGGCTGCAAGTGAAGACCAGATTGTCAAAGACTACGTCAAAAAACACGGCATCGGAAAATGGGGCAAACTAACTAGGGAAACAG GTCTGAAGAGATGTGGGAAGAGTGTGAGACTTAGGTGGATGAACTATCTGAGGCCTGATATCATCAGAGGCTACattaaagaagatgaagaagagctCATCATCAGGCTCCACAAACTCCTGGGAAACAG ATGGTCATTGATAGCTGGAAGGATACCAGGGCGAACTGACAATGAAATCAAAAACTACTGGAATTCCACCTTAAAGAGGAAGCTGGAACAAGAAAATCACTTAGAAGTGTTTAAAGATGAGGAGATCAAGGAGGACTTGCCATCCTCTGTTGCTGCTGCAGATGAGGAAAACCCACGTTTGACCAAAAACAATGTCGTTGAAGACGAAGATCATCATCGTCAGCATTACGATGTTGACgttggagttggagttggagtGGAAGCAACTAATAATAACGGTATTGGTGATGATGAATATCTGAGGGATGACCTTTGGTGGAACAATTTCATAGTGGATTTCAATGACACCCAACTCGATGTATCTGACTTCCAAACCGACTTCCCGTGA